A segment of the Nitrospina gracilis 3/211 genome:
GCCAGTTCCGCCGGTATGGCTTCCAGCACGATGGAGAACACCCCGGCCTTCTGCAGGGCCAGAGCGTCCTTTTTGATCTGGCGCGAGTCGTAGTAATTCTTGCCCTGCACGCGGTAGCCACCGAACTGGTGGATCGATTGTGGCGTGAGGCCGATGTGGCCCATCACCGAGATACCCGCATCGACCACGACACGGATGCGGTCGGCAAACTTCTGGCCGCCCTCCAGCTTCACCGCTTCGGCGCCGCCTTCCTGGATGAAGCGGCCCGCGTTGCGGATGGTTTCTTCGTCCGAGACGTGGTAGGACATGAACGGCATGTCGCCGACCACCAGCGCGCGGCCGGTACCCCGGCGCACGGCACGGGTGTGGTGGATCATCTCGTCCATCGTTACCGGAAGGGTGGTGTCGTATCCCAGCGAAACCATGCCGACGGAGTCACCCACAAGCACGAGATCGATGTCAACGTCATCCAGCAGGCGCGCCATGGAGTAATCGTAGGCGGTGACGGCGGTGATTTTGCGTCCGGTCTTTTTGCGTTCGACCAAGGCCGGCAGGGTCATGCGTTCGGTGTTCATGGGAACCCACTTCAAAATAGCCGGGATTCCGGGGACCGGAAAGGTCCCAAAGACAGGGAGGGAGGCGCACCCGGTACACCGCTCCAAATTGAAACGCCCCAGGTCTTGTGGTGACCGTGGGGACGATGAG
Coding sequences within it:
- the panB gene encoding 3-methyl-2-oxobutanoate hydroxymethyltransferase, whose protein sequence is MNTERMTLPALVERKKTGRKITAVTAYDYSMARLLDDVDIDLVLVGDSVGMVSLGYDTTLPVTMDEMIHHTRAVRRGTGRALVVGDMPFMSYHVSDEETIRNAGRFIQEGGAEAVKLEGGQKFADRIRVVVDAGISVMGHIGLTPQSIHQFGGYRVQGKNYYDSRQIKKDALALQKAGVFSIVLEAIPAELAAEITSEVDIPTIGIGAGKECDGQILVLNDLLGLNQEFTPKFVKRYAELGEAVQGALRDYVDEVQTGAFPTAEHTYNLKRKPLREAGNQGSS